From a single Streptomyces sp. NBC_01264 genomic region:
- a CDS encoding ribonucleotide-diphosphate reductase subunit beta, with product MSSTNKNLLDPGFELTLRPMRYPDFYERYRDAIKNTWTVEEVDLHSDVADLAKLTPSEQHMIGRLVAFFATGDSIVSNNLVLTLYKHINSPEARLYLSRQLFEEAVHVQFYLTLLDTYLPDPDDRAAAFDAVEEIPSIREKAQFCFRWMDSVEKIDRLETAADRRRFLLNLICFAACIEGLFFYGAFAYVYWFRSRGLLHGLATGTNWVFRDETMHMNFAFEVVDTVRKEEPELFDDALQQQVVDMLKEAVEAELQFGRDLCGDGLPGMNTESMREYLECVADQRLVRLGFAPVYGSQNPFSFMELQGVQELTNFFERRPSAYQVAVEGTVDLDEDF from the coding sequence ATGAGCTCCACCAACAAGAACCTGCTCGACCCGGGCTTCGAACTGACCCTGCGCCCCATGCGCTACCCGGACTTCTACGAGCGCTACCGGGACGCGATCAAGAACACCTGGACCGTCGAGGAGGTCGACCTCCACTCGGACGTCGCGGACCTCGCGAAGCTGACCCCGTCCGAGCAGCACATGATCGGCCGGCTGGTCGCGTTCTTCGCGACGGGCGACTCGATCGTCTCGAACAACCTGGTCCTGACCCTCTACAAGCACATCAACTCCCCGGAGGCGCGCCTGTACCTGTCGCGCCAGCTCTTCGAGGAGGCCGTGCACGTCCAGTTCTATCTGACGCTGCTCGACACCTATCTGCCCGACCCGGACGACCGCGCGGCCGCCTTCGACGCGGTCGAGGAGATCCCGTCGATCCGCGAGAAGGCGCAGTTCTGCTTCCGCTGGATGGACTCGGTCGAGAAGATCGACCGCCTGGAGACGGCCGCCGACCGGCGCCGCTTCCTGCTGAACCTGATCTGCTTCGCGGCGTGCATCGAGGGCCTGTTCTTCTACGGCGCCTTCGCGTACGTGTACTGGTTCCGCTCGCGCGGCCTCCTGCACGGCCTGGCGACGGGGACGAACTGGGTCTTCCGGGACGAAACCATGCACATGAACTTCGCGTTCGAGGTCGTGGACACCGTCCGCAAGGAGGAGCCGGAGCTCTTCGACGACGCCCTCCAGCAGCAGGTCGTCGACATGCTGAAGGAGGCCGTCGAGGCGGAACTGCAGTTCGGCCGCGACCTGTGCGGTGACGGCCTGCCGGGAATGAACACCGAGTCGATGCGCGAGTACCTGGAGTGCGTCGCGGACCAGCGCCTGGTCCGCCTCGGCTTCGCACCGGTCTACGGCTCGCAGAACCCGTTCTCCTTCATGGAGCTCCAGGGCGTCCAGGAACTGACGAACTTCTTCGAGCGC